The Myxococcota bacterium genome has a segment encoding these proteins:
- a CDS encoding VOC family protein: MKIEIGVHHVGLNVRDLDACVRFYVDGLGLVPIERPDFGFAGAWLQAGRQQVHLLVQPDGAPAPPGQHFAFEVEGLDAAIADLRARGIEVSDAFEIPGVGRQAFLRDPDGNAIELNEPRR, from the coding sequence ATGAAGATCGAGATCGGAGTGCACCACGTCGGCCTCAACGTGCGCGACCTCGACGCGTGCGTGCGCTTCTACGTCGACGGCCTCGGGCTCGTCCCGATCGAGCGGCCCGACTTCGGCTTCGCCGGCGCGTGGCTGCAGGCCGGGCGCCAGCAGGTGCACCTGCTCGTGCAGCCGGACGGCGCGCCCGCGCCTCCCGGCCAGCACTTCGCGTTCGAGGTCGAGGGGCTCGACGCCGCCATCGCCGACCTGCGCGCACGGGGCATCGAGGTGAGCGACGCGTTCGAGATCCCGGGCGTCGGCCGCCAGGCCTTCCTGCGCGATCCCGACGGGAACGCGATCGAGCTGAACGAGCCCCGCCGCTAG
- a CDS encoding nuclear transport factor 2 family protein, with product MTSPPARATPPGRASAAAPADATLADAVAALCDERAIRDVVLRYCRGIDRMDRELVRGCYHDDARDEHGSFEGGVDAFLDWCFRLLGRYASTMHFVGNLLVEPSPSRPRECARAETYGIAFHRGDPADPARNLVTGFRYIDRFERRDGAWRIAHRVATTEWVRVDVPENWWPTPDHLPRGRRDASDPVYEPID from the coding sequence ATGACCTCCCCGCCCGCGCGCGCGACGCCCCCGGGCCGGGCGTCCGCCGCGGCGCCCGCCGACGCCACGCTCGCCGACGCGGTCGCCGCGCTGTGCGACGAGCGCGCGATCCGCGACGTCGTCCTGCGCTACTGCCGCGGCATCGACCGCATGGATCGCGAGCTCGTCCGCGGCTGCTACCACGACGACGCGCGCGACGAGCACGGGAGCTTCGAGGGCGGCGTCGACGCCTTCCTCGACTGGTGCTTCCGCCTGCTCGGCCGCTACGCCTCGACCATGCACTTCGTCGGCAACCTGCTCGTCGAGCCCTCGCCGTCGCGGCCGCGCGAGTGCGCGCGCGCCGAGACCTACGGCATCGCCTTCCACCGCGGCGACCCCGCGGACCCGGCGCGCAACCTCGTCACCGGCTTCCGCTACATCGACCGCTTCGAGCGGCGCGACGGCGCGTGGCGCATCGCGCACCGGGTGGCGACGACCGAGTGGGTGCGCGTCGACGTGCCCGAGAACTGGTGGCCGACTCCCGACCACCTGCCGCGCGGGCGGCGCGACGCGAGCGACCCCGTCTACGAGCCCATCGACTGA
- a CDS encoding PilZ domain-containing protein: MDRPRALVIHDGELDRFVAALERAGVAPLAAAAEDVRDGLPMPCDLLVSTGRRTLAMPALSVAGPGAAPTWICVHTQDFHPLRERLRALGVHFLVQASIEERPLELFLAQLLHRGRERRREPRLPVGASAALRWKGRTEKVTLVDVSATGARLDARDELPVGAVVELELPSVLVGRPLAVHAQVARSEPIHGPEGERREAHVVWHDLAPDHRLVIEELAAGRRIGPRVAPLAPAPYVDGTGIPDWGDLEQEGERRSEPRRRYRAHVDTFSNAGPTAAIGRDLSHRGVCIETGDASALRVGDEVTVALHAGGRDEPVLATARVERRNTDASYALLFGPLDDEARAGLDRILDALPVVSAVGEDDGRVVPAEIAGLAASRPSEG; the protein is encoded by the coding sequence ATGGACCGCCCTCGCGCGCTCGTGATCCACGACGGAGAGCTCGACCGCTTCGTCGCCGCGCTCGAGCGCGCGGGCGTCGCGCCGCTCGCCGCCGCCGCCGAGGACGTGCGCGACGGCCTCCCGATGCCCTGCGACCTGCTCGTCTCGACCGGCAGGCGCACGCTCGCGATGCCCGCGCTGAGCGTGGCCGGCCCGGGCGCGGCCCCGACCTGGATCTGCGTGCACACGCAGGACTTCCATCCCCTTCGCGAGCGCCTGCGCGCGCTCGGCGTGCACTTCCTCGTGCAGGCGTCGATCGAGGAGCGGCCGCTCGAGCTCTTCCTCGCGCAGCTCCTCCACCGCGGGCGCGAACGCCGGCGCGAGCCGCGCCTTCCCGTCGGTGCGAGCGCCGCGCTGCGCTGGAAGGGACGCACCGAGAAGGTGACGCTGGTCGACGTCTCGGCGACGGGCGCGCGCCTCGACGCGCGCGACGAGCTGCCCGTCGGCGCCGTCGTCGAGCTCGAGCTGCCGTCGGTGCTCGTCGGCCGCCCGCTCGCCGTGCACGCGCAGGTCGCGCGCTCCGAGCCGATCCACGGGCCGGAGGGCGAGCGCCGCGAGGCGCACGTCGTCTGGCACGACCTCGCACCCGATCACCGGCTCGTGATCGAGGAGCTCGCGGCCGGGCGACGCATCGGCCCGCGCGTCGCACCGCTCGCGCCGGCGCCCTACGTCGACGGCACGGGAATCCCGGACTGGGGCGACCTCGAGCAGGAGGGCGAGCGACGGAGCGAGCCGCGCCGCCGCTACCGCGCGCACGTCGACACCTTCTCGAACGCGGGACCGACCGCCGCGATCGGCCGCGACCTCTCGCACCGCGGCGTGTGCATCGAGACCGGCGACGCCAGTGCGCTGCGCGTCGGCGACGAGGTGACCGTCGCGCTCCACGCCGGCGGGCGCGACGAGCCCGTGCTCGCGACCGCGCGCGTCGAGCGCCGCAACACCGACGCTTCGTACGCGCTGCTGTTCGGGCCGCTCGACGACGAGGCGCGCGCCGGCCTCGACCGCATCCTCGATGCCCTGCCGGTCGTGAGCGCGGTCGGCGAGGACGACGGCCGCGTCGTGCCGGCCGAGATCGCCGGGCTCGCCGCCTCCCGCCCCTCGGAAGGGTGA
- a CDS encoding enoyl-CoA hydratase/isomerase family protein — MPEPAVLYECRDHVATITLNRPENRNSMTEDVLTGLGDALARVEADPQVRCVLITGRGPSFCAGADFKTGAQRNPGHRALAPNERSFAMYEPFLAVLEIEVPVVGALQGHAVGGGLGLALVCDLRVANASARYGANFTRLGLHPGMATTYLLPRLVGMPRAAELLFTGRLVDGAEAERIGLVNHAVPADEVLPRAQALARECAAAAPLATRWTKRSLYAHAGWEPREAAWNEAQLQARTLETDDHREGVEALLAKRDPVFRGE, encoded by the coding sequence ATGCCCGAGCCGGCCGTGCTCTACGAGTGCCGCGACCACGTCGCGACGATCACGCTCAACCGGCCCGAGAACCGCAACTCGATGACCGAGGACGTCCTGACCGGGCTCGGCGACGCGCTCGCACGCGTCGAGGCCGACCCGCAGGTGCGCTGCGTGTTGATCACGGGGCGCGGGCCGAGCTTCTGCGCCGGGGCCGACTTCAAGACCGGCGCGCAGCGCAACCCGGGCCACCGCGCGCTCGCGCCGAACGAGCGCTCGTTCGCGATGTACGAGCCGTTCCTCGCCGTGCTCGAGATCGAGGTGCCCGTCGTCGGAGCGCTCCAGGGGCACGCGGTCGGCGGCGGGCTCGGGCTCGCGCTCGTCTGCGACCTGCGCGTCGCCAACGCGAGCGCCCGCTACGGCGCCAACTTCACGCGCCTCGGGCTGCACCCCGGCATGGCGACGACCTACCTGCTCCCGCGCCTCGTCGGGATGCCGCGCGCCGCCGAGCTGCTCTTCACGGGCCGGCTCGTCGACGGCGCCGAGGCCGAGCGCATCGGGCTCGTGAACCACGCGGTGCCGGCGGACGAGGTGCTGCCGCGCGCGCAGGCGCTCGCGCGGGAGTGCGCGGCCGCCGCGCCGCTCGCGACGCGCTGGACGAAGCGCTCCCTCTACGCGCACGCGGGCTGGGAGCCGCGCGAGGCCGCGTGGAACGAGGCGCAGCTCCAGGCGCGCACGCTCGAGACGGACGACCACCGCGAGGGTGTCGAGGCGCTGCTCGCGAAGCGCGACCCCGTCTTCCGCGGCGAGTAG
- a CDS encoding protoglobin domain-containing protein, whose protein sequence is MGIDIATRIDFLGIDEDELAELAALEPAFAASADAFTAAFYQHLLSFDAPRGLLGDPDVRDRLLESQKQYFVSLCGPKMDAAYAERRAAIGRMHERVGLEPTWYIGAYALYLREIGRILSEHYRDDAARMRRAHDVLCKRILFDLQLAMEAYIDRRGKQLEFANRELAAAQRGLAREVREQREELKVTTARARAAEQLASVGVLAAGLAHEIGTPMSVIRGHAESLEGVVPDERSQWRVRTIVEQIDRITNIMQALLNLARPREPVIGPVDLGGVLETAASFLAQKLERRGIEVALEVDGDVVVEGDAEKLQQLFLNLILNAADAMGGGGELRLGARAVEGGAVHAWVADTGVGIEPVDLPRIFDPFFTTKPAGQGNGLGLVVARGIAIDHGGDIEVESELGAGTRFTVELPGPPEGSPPHRG, encoded by the coding sequence ATGGGCATCGACATCGCGACGCGGATCGACTTCCTCGGCATCGACGAGGACGAGCTCGCGGAGCTCGCGGCGCTCGAGCCGGCCTTCGCCGCGAGCGCCGATGCATTCACGGCGGCCTTCTACCAGCACCTGCTGTCGTTCGACGCCCCGCGCGGGCTGCTCGGCGACCCGGACGTGCGCGACCGCCTGCTCGAGAGCCAGAAGCAGTACTTCGTGAGCCTCTGCGGCCCCAAGATGGACGCGGCGTATGCGGAGCGCCGCGCGGCGATCGGGCGCATGCACGAGCGCGTCGGGCTCGAGCCCACCTGGTACATCGGGGCGTACGCGCTCTATCTGCGCGAGATCGGGCGCATCCTCTCCGAGCACTATCGCGACGACGCCGCGCGGATGCGCCGCGCGCACGACGTGCTCTGCAAGCGCATCCTCTTCGACCTCCAGCTCGCGATGGAGGCCTACATCGATCGGCGCGGCAAGCAGCTCGAGTTCGCGAACCGCGAGCTCGCGGCTGCGCAGCGCGGCCTCGCGCGCGAGGTGCGCGAGCAGCGCGAGGAGCTCAAGGTGACGACGGCGCGCGCGCGCGCGGCCGAGCAGCTCGCCTCGGTCGGCGTGCTCGCCGCCGGCCTCGCGCACGAGATCGGGACGCCCATGAGCGTGATCCGCGGCCACGCGGAGAGCCTCGAGGGCGTCGTTCCCGACGAGCGCTCGCAGTGGCGCGTGCGCACGATCGTCGAGCAGATCGACCGCATCACGAACATCATGCAGGCGCTGCTGAACCTGGCGCGGCCGCGCGAGCCGGTGATCGGGCCGGTCGATCTCGGCGGCGTGCTCGAGACGGCCGCTTCGTTCCTCGCCCAGAAGCTCGAGCGCCGCGGCATCGAGGTCGCGCTCGAGGTCGACGGCGACGTCGTCGTCGAGGGCGACGCCGAGAAGCTGCAGCAGCTGTTCCTCAACCTCATCCTCAACGCGGCGGACGCCATGGGCGGCGGCGGCGAGCTGCGCCTCGGTGCGCGCGCGGTCGAGGGCGGCGCCGTGCACGCCTGGGTGGCCGACACGGGCGTGGGCATCGAGCCCGTCGACCTGCCGCGCATCTTCGACCCGTTCTTCACGACGAAGCCCGCCGGGCAGGGCAACGGGCTCGGGCTCGTGGTCGCGCGCGGCATCGCGATCGACCACGGCGGCGACATCGAGGTCGAGAGCGAGCTCGGCGCGGGCACCCGTTTCACGGTCGAGCTGCCCGGCCCGCCGGAGGGGTCGCCGCCCCACCGCGGCTGA
- a CDS encoding sigma-54 dependent transcriptional regulator — MRSPRAVLVVDDDVAMGEMVVSLLDDHGIDAECVGSADSALAAVERREFDAVLSDIRMPGRTGLELLGELRERCPDVPVVLMTAFGSIDSAVAAMRGGAFHYVTKPFKREEVLVVLERAFEHRELERENARLRRAVDRTASFGDLLGASPAMREIFAKIRKVADSRSSVLITGESGTGKEVVARTLHFSGSRREKPFIPINCTAIPEGLLESELFGHRKGAFTGADSNKEGLFARANGGTLFLDEIGDMGGGLQSKLLRVLQDGEVRPVGGTESVKVDVRIVAATNKDLRREIEEGRFRRDLFYRLNVIPLHIPPLRERPEDVEVLARAFVERHADGALRRLSTDALRRLERCHWEGNARELENVIERSLAMSENQVLTSDDLILPDEEGGPMQRESMAEGDAGFLAEALAQRLTLRELEDRYTDAVLEFTGGNKMQAAKILGINRRTLYRRGDRAAAGEREGS, encoded by the coding sequence ATGCGCAGTCCGCGAGCAGTCCTGGTCGTCGACGACGACGTCGCCATGGGCGAGATGGTCGTCTCGCTGCTCGACGACCACGGGATCGACGCCGAGTGCGTGGGCAGCGCCGATTCGGCGCTCGCCGCCGTCGAGCGCCGCGAGTTCGACGCCGTGCTGTCCGACATCCGCATGCCCGGCCGGACCGGGCTCGAGCTGCTCGGCGAGCTCCGCGAGCGCTGTCCCGACGTCCCGGTCGTGCTGATGACGGCGTTCGGAAGCATCGACTCGGCGGTCGCCGCGATGCGCGGCGGCGCGTTCCACTACGTCACGAAGCCGTTCAAGCGCGAGGAGGTGCTCGTCGTCCTCGAGCGCGCGTTCGAGCACCGCGAGCTCGAGCGCGAGAACGCGCGGCTGCGCCGCGCGGTGGATCGCACGGCCTCGTTCGGCGACCTCCTCGGGGCGAGCCCCGCGATGCGCGAGATCTTCGCGAAGATCCGCAAGGTCGCGGACAGCCGCAGCAGCGTGCTGATCACGGGCGAGAGCGGCACGGGCAAGGAGGTCGTCGCGCGCACGCTCCACTTCAGCGGCTCGCGCCGCGAGAAGCCGTTCATTCCGATCAACTGCACGGCGATCCCGGAGGGCCTGCTCGAGAGCGAGCTCTTCGGCCACCGCAAGGGCGCGTTCACGGGCGCCGACTCGAACAAGGAAGGGCTCTTTGCGCGCGCCAACGGCGGCACGCTCTTCCTCGACGAGATCGGCGACATGGGGGGCGGCCTCCAGAGCAAGCTCCTGCGCGTCCTGCAGGACGGCGAGGTGCGGCCCGTCGGCGGGACGGAGAGCGTCAAGGTCGACGTGCGGATCGTCGCCGCGACCAACAAGGACCTGCGCAGGGAGATCGAGGAAGGGCGCTTCCGCCGCGACCTCTTCTACCGCCTGAACGTGATCCCGCTTCACATCCCCCCGTTGCGCGAGCGGCCGGAGGACGTCGAGGTGCTGGCGCGGGCGTTCGTCGAACGCCACGCGGACGGCGCGCTGCGGCGTCTGTCGACCGACGCGTTGCGTCGGCTCGAGCGCTGCCACTGGGAGGGCAATGCGCGCGAGCTCGAGAACGTGATCGAGAGGAGCCTTGCCATGTCGGAGAACCAGGTACTCACGAGCGACGATCTGATCCTGCCGGACGAGGAGGGAGGGCCGATGCAGAGGGAGTCGATGGCCGAGGGAGACGCGGGCTTCCTCGCGGAGGCGCTCGCCCAGCGGCTCACGCTGCGCGAGCTCGAGGACCGCTACACGGACGCGGTGCTCGAATTCACTGGCGGGAACAAGATGCAGGCGGCGAAGATCCTCGGGATCAACCGCCGCACGCTCTACCGCCGCGGCGATCGCGCGGCGGCGGGCGAGAGGGAGGGCTCGTGA
- a CDS encoding universal stress protein, with amino-acid sequence MKIETILVPVDFSDGARAALDAAIDLAKERGARLHLLHCYRIDLGWASPYGVTLPPTLGDEIKQAASAELAKWTEDAVARGANAEAHLSSLLPTEGIERAAEQLGADLIVMGTKGLTGLKHVVLGSVAERTVRHAPCSVLTVKTA; translated from the coding sequence GTGAAGATCGAGACGATCCTCGTTCCCGTCGACTTCTCGGACGGCGCGCGCGCCGCGCTCGACGCGGCCATCGACCTCGCCAAGGAGCGCGGCGCGCGCCTCCACCTGCTGCACTGCTACCGCATCGATCTAGGGTGGGCGTCCCCGTACGGCGTGACGCTCCCGCCGACGCTCGGCGACGAGATCAAGCAGGCGGCGTCCGCCGAGCTCGCGAAGTGGACCGAGGACGCGGTCGCGCGCGGCGCGAACGCCGAGGCGCACCTGAGCAGCCTGCTTCCGACCGAGGGCATCGAGCGCGCGGCCGAGCAGCTCGGCGCCGACCTCATCGTCATGGGCACGAAGGGCCTCACGGGGCTCAAGCACGTCGTGCTCGGCAGCGTGGCCGAGCGGACGGTGCGCCACGCGCCGTGCTCCGTGCTGACGGTGAAGACCGCCTAG
- a CDS encoding DUF2238 domain-containing protein — protein sequence MFDPRLSYRATLIVLGSLFAVEFAALAISPVSRSTWVLENVLLVALVAVLVATRRSFRFSRISYTMIFAFSCLHELGSHYTYSLVPYDAWAQRWLGFSIDAALGFERNQFDRAVHFLYGLLLAYPIREIVLRIVDVRGVWGYLIPLDVTMSTSMIYELIEWGAAELFGGELGQAYLGTQGDVWDAHKDMALASLGAVLAMGATLAINLALQRDFAADWAHSLRVKHSEPLGEEVLARRLIDGEDGGAGATD from the coding sequence GTGTTCGATCCGCGCCTTTCCTACCGCGCCACGCTGATCGTGCTGGGCAGCCTGTTCGCCGTCGAGTTCGCCGCGCTCGCGATCTCGCCGGTGTCGCGCTCGACGTGGGTGCTCGAGAACGTCCTGCTCGTGGCCCTGGTCGCGGTCCTCGTCGCGACGCGCCGCAGCTTCCGCTTCTCGCGCATCTCCTACACGATGATCTTCGCCTTCTCGTGCCTCCACGAGCTCGGGAGCCACTACACCTACTCGCTCGTTCCATACGACGCGTGGGCGCAGCGCTGGCTCGGCTTCTCGATCGACGCCGCGCTCGGCTTCGAGCGCAACCAGTTCGACCGCGCGGTCCACTTCCTCTACGGGCTGCTGCTCGCCTACCCCATCCGCGAGATCGTGCTGCGCATCGTCGACGTGCGCGGCGTCTGGGGCTACCTGATCCCGCTCGACGTCACGATGTCCACCTCGATGATCTACGAGCTCATCGAGTGGGGCGCGGCGGAGCTGTTCGGGGGCGAGCTCGGCCAGGCCTACCTCGGCACGCAGGGCGACGTCTGGGACGCGCACAAGGACATGGCGCTCGCGAGCCTCGGCGCCGTGCTCGCGATGGGCGCGACGCTCGCCATCAACCTCGCCCTCCAGCGCGACTTCGCGGCGGACTGGGCCCACAGCCTGCGCGTCAAGCACAGCGAGCCGCTCGGCGAAGAGGTGCTCGCACGGCGGCTCATCGACGGCGAGGACGGCGGCGCGGGCGCGACCGACTGA
- a CDS encoding CBS domain-containing protein — protein MHGLTHPEAVTLGPDATAWELADAMDAHGVGSIVIVDAARAPVGIVTDRDLVRRVVARGLDESKVRASEIMSRDLVTGDPHETSGELLERMRARGVRRIALVDDGRIAGVASFDDVLTGLATVLWNAADAVRVELRETARKTATRRRAEAREELVEDFRSYVSELESSARTRIEHDVRGFFDWLGGRRD, from the coding sequence ATGCACGGACTGACCCACCCGGAAGCCGTCACGCTCGGACCGGATGCCACCGCCTGGGAGCTGGCGGACGCGATGGACGCGCACGGCGTCGGGAGCATCGTGATCGTCGACGCGGCGCGCGCGCCGGTCGGGATCGTGACCGACCGCGACCTCGTGCGCCGCGTCGTCGCGCGCGGGCTCGACGAGTCGAAGGTGCGCGCGAGCGAGATCATGTCGCGCGACCTCGTGACGGGCGACCCGCACGAGACGAGCGGCGAGCTGCTCGAGCGCATGCGCGCGCGCGGCGTGCGCCGGATCGCGCTCGTCGACGACGGGAGGATCGCGGGCGTCGCCTCGTTCGACGACGTGCTGACGGGGCTCGCGACCGTGCTCTGGAACGCGGCCGACGCGGTGCGCGTCGAGCTGCGCGAGACGGCGCGCAAGACGGCGACGCGCAGGCGCGCCGAGGCGCGCGAGGAGCTGGTGGAGGACTTCCGCAGCTACGTGAGCGAGCTCGAGTCGAGCGCGCGCACGCGGATCGAGCACGACGTGCGCGGCTTCTTCGACTGGCTCGGCGGACGCCGCGACTAG
- a CDS encoding CBS domain-containing protein — MPVGDHCTTKVATARPDATIRELASRMDAEDTGCVVIVDEQHRPIGIVTDRDIALRVLRRRRNADATLASDVMTEHPIRVRALTPIATALRRMNGEGVRRVPVIGDGGRLVGLFSIDAALRAIANEVGALASVAEAQRTASA, encoded by the coding sequence GTGCCCGTCGGAGACCACTGCACCACGAAGGTCGCCACCGCGCGACCGGACGCGACGATCCGGGAGCTCGCGAGCCGGATGGACGCCGAGGACACCGGCTGCGTCGTGATCGTCGACGAGCAGCACCGGCCGATCGGGATCGTCACCGATCGCGACATCGCGCTGCGCGTGCTGCGCCGGCGTCGCAACGCCGACGCGACGCTCGCGAGCGACGTGATGACCGAGCACCCGATCCGCGTGCGCGCGCTGACCCCCATCGCGACGGCGCTCCGCCGCATGAACGGCGAGGGTGTGCGCCGCGTGCCCGTGATCGGCGACGGCGGAAGGCTCGTCGGCCTGTTCTCGATCGACGCCGCGCTGCGCGCGATCGCGAACGAGGTGGGCGCGCTCGCGAGCGTCGCCGAGGCACAGCGCACGGCGTCGGCCTGA
- a CDS encoding APC family permease yields MSAGRPARGGGAPGSLERRLGPVALVLYGLGTTVGAGIYALTGEVARVAGAWAFASFALAALLAGASAASFAALSARFPRAAAEAVFVREAFARPRLATAVGLAMVGTASLSAATVGNAFVGYLGEIVAVPRAPALVALVAALAGLAAWGVRESVAAASIVTVVEVAGLALVVAAAAPEAIARAGAPGAFDLAALPAGAGGVFAGAFLAFYAFLGFEDMVNVAEEVRDAPRVVPRAIAATLAATLAIYAAVALCAVLVVPPAELAASEAPLALVLEQSGGDPRWLGAIGVVAMLNGALIQIIMASRVLFGLARDGEIPAVFGRVARRTRTPVVATGAVAVAVATLALAFPLARLAEATSLVTLAVFAVVDAAAIRLRAGREPGDPLRIPRALPWIGLVSSAGFLVARLVLAV; encoded by the coding sequence GTGAGCGCGGGCCGGCCCGCGCGCGGCGGCGGTGCCCCCGGGTCGCTCGAGCGCCGGCTCGGCCCCGTCGCGCTCGTGCTGTACGGGCTCGGCACGACGGTGGGCGCGGGGATCTACGCGCTGACGGGCGAGGTCGCGCGCGTCGCGGGCGCGTGGGCGTTCGCGTCGTTCGCGCTGGCGGCGCTGCTCGCGGGTGCGAGCGCGGCCTCGTTCGCCGCGCTCTCGGCCCGCTTCCCGCGCGCGGCCGCCGAGGCCGTGTTCGTGCGCGAGGCCTTCGCGAGGCCGCGCCTCGCCACCGCGGTCGGGCTCGCGATGGTGGGCACCGCGAGCCTCTCGGCCGCGACGGTCGGCAATGCGTTCGTCGGCTACCTGGGCGAGATCGTCGCCGTCCCGCGCGCGCCCGCGCTCGTCGCGCTCGTGGCCGCGCTCGCCGGACTCGCCGCATGGGGCGTGCGGGAGTCCGTCGCGGCGGCGTCGATCGTGACCGTGGTCGAGGTGGCCGGGCTCGCGCTCGTCGTCGCCGCCGCCGCGCCCGAGGCGATCGCGCGCGCGGGCGCGCCGGGCGCGTTCGACCTCGCGGCGCTCCCGGCCGGGGCGGGTGGCGTCTTCGCGGGCGCCTTCCTCGCGTTCTACGCGTTCCTCGGGTTCGAGGACATGGTGAACGTCGCCGAGGAGGTGCGCGACGCACCGCGCGTCGTGCCGCGCGCGATCGCCGCGACGCTCGCCGCGACGCTCGCGATCTACGCGGCGGTGGCGCTGTGCGCGGTGCTGGTCGTGCCGCCGGCCGAGCTCGCGGCGAGCGAGGCCCCCCTCGCGCTCGTGCTCGAGCAGAGCGGCGGCGACCCGCGGTGGCTCGGCGCGATCGGCGTCGTGGCGATGCTCAACGGCGCACTGATCCAGATCATCATGGCGTCGCGCGTGCTCTTCGGGCTCGCGCGCGACGGCGAGATCCCGGCGGTGTTCGGGCGCGTCGCGCGACGCACCCGCACGCCGGTCGTCGCGACGGGCGCCGTCGCCGTCGCGGTCGCGACGCTCGCGCTCGCGTTTCCCCTCGCCCGCCTCGCGGAGGCGACCTCGCTCGTCACGCTCGCGGTGTTCGCCGTGGTCGACGCGGCGGCCATCCGCCTGCGCGCCGGGCGGGAGCCCGGCGACCCGCTCCGCATTCCGCGCGCGCTGCCGTGGATCGGGCTCGTCTCGAGCGCGGGCTTCCTGGTCGCGCGGCTCGTTCTCGCCGTCTGA
- a CDS encoding universal stress protein produces the protein MHPPKHIVVATDFSDTAELALDRAIELARHFDAELHVTHVFALPVPAVGVYDFAIPESGIREARESALRRLEGAAQKAVAAGVRTHTHLVATPTETGISDVAREVGAEMIVVGTHGHTGLKHVLLGSVAERVVRHAPCSVLVVRPDSSAA, from the coding sequence ATGCACCCGCCGAAGCACATCGTCGTCGCGACCGACTTCTCCGACACGGCCGAGCTCGCGCTCGACCGCGCGATCGAGCTCGCCCGCCACTTCGACGCCGAGCTCCACGTCACCCACGTGTTCGCGCTGCCGGTTCCGGCCGTCGGCGTGTACGACTTCGCGATCCCCGAGAGCGGGATCCGCGAGGCGCGCGAGAGCGCGCTCCGCCGGCTCGAGGGCGCGGCGCAGAAGGCCGTCGCCGCGGGCGTCCGCACGCACACGCACCTGGTCGCGACGCCGACCGAGACGGGGATCTCGGACGTCGCGCGCGAGGTCGGCGCCGAGATGATCGTCGTCGGCACGCACGGCCACACGGGGCTCAAGCACGTCCTGCTCGGCAGCGTCGCCGAGCGCGTGGTGCGCCACGCGCCGTGCAGCGTGCTCGTCGTGAGGCCGGACTCCTCCGCGGCGTGA